Proteins found in one Paenibacillus sp. FSL R10-2782 genomic segment:
- a CDS encoding PLP-dependent aminotransferase family protein: MKIDRTSTRPIWQQLLDQAIDQITNGVWKPDEVLSPSRELAKQLNVSRSTIQIVYEELLTRGYTVTSRRGGTRVNDWRHMAGKPTEESASRIPPQLPAMPHLIGQSQKWFRSKDHPNSVIDFSPYQPYLDSHFHNAWRKSYLNASSELSTSTWSYGDAFGFEPLRKQIQRYLSLERGIHVQTNQILLTSGAQQSIDLIAQALLTRGDTVTVEDPGYPVAWMTMKYRHMKVAPVPVDEYGLVVEKVPSEARLIFVTPAHQCAVGVMLSASRRQQLLHTAAQQRAWIVEDDYDSEFRYRGEPVPSLYSQLPQNCLYLMSFSKLTAPGIRISAVIGPTEAIAQLACIQAFTYRHLPVMEQVTLTHFIEHGYFMRHMRRVRNIYRRRHEIMQKSIAASGLGDKFTLRGIETGLHVLLEADGCFDEDTMTLRALQRGVKVHQLHSYCLESKRKGWVLGFAKVDEELIEEGIHRLADTVL; this comes from the coding sequence ATGAAAATAGACCGCACCAGCACAAGGCCCATATGGCAGCAATTGCTTGACCAGGCTATAGATCAGATTACAAATGGCGTGTGGAAGCCTGATGAAGTCCTGTCTCCTTCTCGTGAACTTGCTAAACAGCTAAACGTTTCTCGATCAACGATACAAATTGTATATGAAGAACTGCTTACTCGCGGATATACAGTGACCTCGCGTCGCGGGGGGACACGCGTGAATGACTGGCGTCACATGGCGGGCAAACCAACAGAAGAATCTGCTTCTCGTATTCCCCCACAACTCCCTGCAATGCCCCATCTCATCGGTCAATCACAGAAATGGTTCAGAAGCAAGGATCATCCGAATTCAGTCATTGACTTTAGTCCCTATCAGCCTTATCTGGATTCACACTTTCATAATGCATGGCGCAAATCCTATCTGAACGCCTCTTCCGAATTAAGCACATCCACATGGTCTTATGGGGATGCCTTTGGATTTGAGCCTCTGCGCAAACAAATCCAGCGTTATTTATCCCTTGAACGCGGCATTCACGTTCAAACCAACCAGATTTTGTTGACATCCGGAGCGCAGCAAAGTATTGACCTCATCGCTCAAGCCCTTTTAACCCGAGGTGACACGGTTACGGTCGAAGATCCCGGCTACCCTGTGGCGTGGATGACGATGAAATACAGGCACATGAAGGTTGCTCCGGTTCCTGTTGATGAATATGGCCTGGTCGTGGAGAAAGTACCGTCTGAAGCCAGGCTTATTTTCGTTACCCCTGCTCATCAATGCGCCGTTGGTGTCATGTTATCGGCATCACGCAGGCAGCAGCTTTTGCATACAGCTGCACAACAACGGGCATGGATTGTTGAAGATGATTATGACAGTGAGTTCCGATACCGCGGTGAGCCAGTGCCGTCCTTGTATAGCCAGCTTCCACAAAATTGTCTGTACTTAATGAGCTTCTCAAAATTGACTGCACCGGGCATTCGAATATCCGCAGTGATCGGGCCTACGGAGGCAATTGCGCAACTTGCTTGCATTCAAGCGTTTACCTATCGCCATCTTCCTGTCATGGAACAAGTAACGCTGACACACTTCATAGAGCACGGCTATTTCATGCGCCATATGCGACGAGTTCGAAATATTTATCGCCGCCGGCACGAAATCATGCAAAAGTCCATTGCTGCAAGCGGTCTTGGCGACAAATTCACTTTAAGAGGAATTGAAACAGGTCTCCATGTCTTACTGGAGGCTGATGGATGTTTTGATGAGGATACAATGACCCTTCGTGCGCTTCAGAGGGGGGTTAAGGTGCATCAACTCCATTCCTACTGCCTGGAGAGCAAACGTAAAGGATGGGTGCTGGGCTTTGCCAAGGTAGACGAGGAACTCATTGAGGAAGGAATACATCGACTGGCAGACACGGTCTTATAA
- a CDS encoding PspA/IM30 family protein, translating into MSVFRRMRDITVATFNEHLEQSQEPIQLIDQFLYNTREDIAEAEKLHQQYAVHTRQMKQQLDHAVSMQIKREEQALLALKADEEHIAKLALQEKMLYAEKEEQYRELWEQSRESLRELEHQLDTLKTEYQTVNSKRQYYAARVQTLRLQQQMNERAGTYGGRNVPRMFNRLEDRVADMEAETLSLRDLRRGEGGHTEDAHGGGSLLEQEWARLKSKLNNSGKE; encoded by the coding sequence ATGAGTGTGTTTCGTAGAATGCGTGATATTACCGTAGCGACCTTCAATGAGCATTTGGAACAAAGTCAAGAACCGATACAACTGATTGACCAGTTCTTGTATAACACCCGTGAGGATATTGCCGAAGCAGAAAAGCTTCATCAGCAATACGCAGTGCATACAAGACAGATGAAGCAACAGTTGGATCACGCAGTGTCTATGCAGATTAAACGGGAGGAACAGGCGCTGCTGGCTTTAAAGGCTGATGAAGAACACATTGCAAAGCTGGCCCTTCAGGAAAAAATGCTGTATGCAGAAAAAGAAGAGCAGTATAGAGAGCTGTGGGAGCAGAGCCGTGAATCGCTACGGGAATTGGAGCATCAGCTTGATACCTTAAAAACGGAATATCAAACGGTAAACAGTAAGCGCCAGTATTATGCAGCACGTGTACAAACGTTGAGACTCCAGCAGCAGATGAACGAACGGGCAGGTACATACGGTGGACGGAATGTTCCCCGAATGTTCAACCGCTTGGAAGATCGGGTAGCCGATATGGAAGCAGAAACGTTGAGCTTGCGTGATTTGCGGCGGGGAGAAGGCGGCCACACGGAGGATGCCCATGGCGGCGGATCGCTGCTCGAACAAGAGTGGGCGAG
- a CDS encoding TetR/AcrR family transcriptional regulator, whose amino-acid sequence MKERILEAFVEEAHDSGLKFTMDDLAKRLAISKRTLYEHFSSKTLILETLIERTNNDMIRKTEQIVGNDQLTLLEKIKQSIRVIPQYNDFYDLRILDQMKKYYPEHWKRVHTDLNDWPQIRTLIQQGIQEGIIVNKNEALIMRLIIDSINLTLDQRFFLDNSVTVEDAIYSIVDILLFGLVEK is encoded by the coding sequence ATGAAGGAAAGGATTTTAGAAGCTTTTGTGGAGGAGGCACATGATAGTGGTTTGAAATTTACCATGGATGATCTTGCGAAAAGACTCGCTATTAGTAAGCGTACCTTATATGAGCATTTTTCATCCAAAACACTCATTTTAGAAACGCTTATAGAACGTACAAATAATGATATGATTCGAAAAACCGAGCAAATTGTCGGAAACGACCAATTAACTTTGCTAGAGAAGATTAAGCAGTCGATCAGGGTCATACCGCAATATAATGATTTTTATGATTTACGAATCCTGGATCAAATGAAAAAATATTATCCTGAGCATTGGAAAAGGGTTCATACCGACTTGAATGATTGGCCCCAGATCAGAACTTTGATCCAGCAGGGCATTCAGGAAGGGATTATTGTTAATAAAAACGAAGCTCTCATCATGAGACTTATTATTGATTCTATAAATTTAACGCTTGATCAGCGATTTTTTCTGGATAACAGCGTGACGGTAGAGGATGCTATTTATTCTATTGTAGATATATTGTTATTTGGACTGGTCGAAAAATAG
- a CDS encoding MFS transporter — protein sequence MSMLTRNRGAMLLLMLNIFLAFMGIGLVVPVLPKFISELGMNGSSMGLMVAAFALTQLLLSPLAGKWSDRYGRKKMIVSGMFIFMLSELVFGLASSVPTLFVARIMGGAGAALLTPSIMAYVADVTSFEERGQGMGMINAAINTGFIIGPGIGGLLATYGIRIPFFAAAGAAGIAAILSLLVLPESLSKEKQRDNRELPRQKENLLQQFAKSYRSPYFMGLIIVFVVAFGLANFETVFGLFVDHKYGFTPVDIAIIITTGSILGAVVQATIFGWIINRFGEKKVIHICLAVAGLFIFLTLFAEQYAMIMLTTFIIFLAMDILRPAVSTSLSRQAGDEQGFVAGMNSSYTSLGNVIGPLIAGLLFDVHINLPYMVAAIALLACLVLSLRSKQAGEQQPTARTAE from the coding sequence ATGTCTATGCTGACACGAAATCGGGGAGCCATGCTGTTACTGATGCTTAACATCTTTTTGGCATTCATGGGGATTGGATTGGTTGTTCCCGTATTACCTAAATTTATAAGCGAGCTGGGAATGAATGGTTCCTCGATGGGACTGATGGTCGCGGCTTTTGCCCTGACACAACTTTTATTATCACCATTGGCGGGCAAGTGGTCTGATCGTTATGGACGTAAAAAAATGATTGTTTCAGGTATGTTTATTTTTATGTTATCCGAGCTTGTCTTTGGGCTGGCTAGTTCTGTACCTACCTTGTTTGTAGCTCGAATCATGGGCGGGGCGGGGGCCGCACTGCTTACTCCTTCTATAATGGCGTATGTCGCTGACGTGACCTCATTCGAAGAAAGAGGCCAGGGAATGGGGATGATTAACGCGGCGATTAACACTGGGTTTATTATCGGACCAGGTATTGGTGGTTTGCTGGCCACATACGGCATACGTATTCCCTTTTTTGCAGCCGCAGGAGCTGCGGGGATAGCGGCTATCTTGTCTTTGCTAGTGCTCCCCGAATCCTTAAGCAAGGAAAAGCAACGGGATAATAGAGAGCTTCCACGGCAAAAGGAAAACCTTTTGCAGCAGTTTGCTAAGTCGTATCGTTCTCCTTATTTCATGGGATTGATCATTGTATTTGTGGTTGCTTTTGGGCTGGCTAACTTTGAAACGGTGTTCGGGTTGTTTGTAGATCATAAATATGGTTTTACGCCAGTGGATATTGCCATCATTATAACCACAGGTTCCATTCTGGGGGCAGTTGTCCAGGCGACTATATTTGGCTGGATTATTAATCGTTTTGGCGAGAAAAAGGTCATTCATATCTGTCTGGCAGTGGCTGGATTGTTCATTTTTCTGACACTGTTTGCTGAGCAGTACGCCATGATTATGTTGACGACTTTTATCATTTTTCTGGCCATGGACATTCTTCGTCCAGCCGTAAGCACTTCCTTATCACGGCAGGCAGGGGATGAGCAGGGGTTCGTGGCTGGAATGAACTCATCTTATACAAGCTTGGGTAATGTGATCGGACCACTGATTGCAGGACTGCTGTTCGATGTTCATATTAACCTGCCATATATGGTTGCAGCTATAGCATTACTGGCTTGTCTCGTCCTTTCACTACGCTCCAAGCAAGCGGGTGAGCAACAACCAACAGCCCGTACGGCAGAATAG
- a CDS encoding gamma-glutamyl-gamma-aminobutyrate hydrolase family protein (Members of this family of hydrolases with an active site Cys residue belong to MEROPS family C26.) codes for MHIHFLIHEVFEGPGAFLAWAEVKGYSVGYSRVYIGEQLPHSVEEIDLLIVMGGPQSPRTTLEMCPHFDAASEMALIKQCVESNKAVLGVCLGAQLIGEALGARHEHSTEKEIGCFPITFTDEGKCIDLFSHFGNTSVVGHWHSDMPGLTEGSQIVAYSEGCPRQIVKYEEFVYGFQCHMEFNPELIELLIAHSEEELADNKYRRYVQQPENLRKNDYTSMNHQLFVFLDTFMAAYVEKSHWK; via the coding sequence GTGCACATCCATTTTCTCATTCATGAAGTTTTTGAAGGACCAGGCGCTTTTCTCGCATGGGCCGAAGTAAAAGGATATAGTGTTGGCTATTCGAGGGTTTATATTGGTGAGCAGCTTCCTCATTCGGTTGAGGAAATTGATTTATTAATCGTAATGGGTGGACCGCAATCGCCAAGAACAACGCTTGAAATGTGTCCGCATTTTGATGCGGCTTCGGAAATGGCCCTGATTAAGCAATGCGTAGAGTCCAACAAAGCGGTATTAGGCGTGTGCTTGGGGGCCCAACTCATTGGGGAGGCCCTTGGTGCGAGACATGAGCATAGTACTGAAAAAGAAATTGGCTGCTTTCCTATAACTTTTACGGATGAAGGGAAATGCATAGATCTCTTTTCTCATTTCGGTAATACTAGTGTTGTAGGCCATTGGCATAGTGACATGCCCGGATTAACAGAAGGAAGTCAAATAGTAGCATATAGCGAAGGCTGCCCGAGACAAATTGTAAAATACGAAGAATTTGTATACGGATTTCAATGCCACATGGAGTTCAACCCTGAATTGATTGAGCTTTTGATTGCGCATTCAGAAGAAGAATTGGCCGACAACAAATACAGACGTTATGTTCAGCAACCGGAGAATTTAAGGAAAAATGATTATACCAGCATGAATCATCAGCTATTTGTATTTTTGGATACATTCATGGCTGCATATGTGGAGAAATCGCACTGGAAATAG
- a CDS encoding YggS family pyridoxal phosphate-dependent enzyme — MSSLVQENLQTVREQMKLACQVSGRQIEDVKMLLATKTVPIEKLEMAMQAGETLFGENKAQELRGKFPLMQQYEQVEWHFIGHLQTNKVKDVVKYVTLIHSVDRLKLGQALHNQLLKENKTMDILVQINTSYETSKFGASPESAIELVEQLSRYVTLNIKGLMTIGKLGATNDETRHCFQLLKSIQAQVKEKDIPRVEMDVLSMGMSGDFKVAIEEGATIIRVGTSVFGQRYLPDEYYWNENVKHDD; from the coding sequence ATGAGTTCTTTAGTCCAAGAGAACCTTCAAACCGTAAGGGAACAAATGAAATTAGCTTGTCAAGTCTCAGGTCGTCAAATCGAAGATGTGAAAATGTTATTGGCGACCAAAACCGTTCCCATTGAAAAATTGGAAATGGCTATGCAAGCTGGCGAAACATTATTCGGTGAGAATAAAGCACAAGAACTGCGGGGCAAGTTCCCGCTCATGCAGCAATACGAACAGGTGGAATGGCATTTCATTGGACATCTGCAAACAAACAAAGTAAAGGATGTTGTTAAATATGTCACGCTCATTCATTCTGTAGACCGTCTGAAGCTGGGACAGGCGTTGCATAACCAGCTTCTCAAAGAGAATAAAACGATGGATATATTGGTGCAAATCAATACTTCCTATGAAACAAGCAAATTTGGCGCTTCACCTGAATCAGCCATAGAGTTGGTGGAGCAGTTGTCCCGGTACGTAACGTTAAACATAAAAGGCTTGATGACAATTGGGAAGCTGGGGGCTACAAACGACGAGACTCGCCACTGCTTCCAGCTATTAAAGTCTATTCAAGCACAAGTGAAAGAGAAAGATATCCCGCGGGTAGAAATGGACGTCCTTTCAATGGGCATGTCTGGAGATTTCAAGGTAGCCATTGAAGAAGGGGCCACGATCATTCGTGTAGGGACAAGTGTATTCGGCCAACGGTATTTGCCAGACGAATATTATTGGAATGAGAACGTAAAGCATGATGACTAG
- a CDS encoding GNAT family N-acetyltransferase, with product MIRVFRTSGIVRPIDQPERIELMINHADVLLSAWCGDKMIGVARALTDWSFCCYLSDLAIDQDYQKCGVGRKLISKVQEEIGKEVTLILLAAPSAMTYYPKVGFDKINNGFMIKGKK from the coding sequence GTGATCCGGGTATTTAGAACAAGTGGGATTGTTCGTCCAATCGATCAACCTGAAAGAATCGAATTGATGATCAATCATGCGGATGTACTCCTGTCAGCATGGTGTGGAGATAAGATGATTGGCGTAGCTCGTGCGCTGACAGATTGGAGTTTCTGCTGCTATTTATCAGATTTGGCTATTGATCAAGATTATCAAAAATGCGGAGTGGGACGGAAGCTTATCTCCAAGGTACAGGAGGAAATCGGGAAAGAGGTTACTTTAATTTTATTAGCCGCACCAAGTGCAATGACGTACTATCCTAAAGTGGGCTTTGACAAGATCAATAACGGATTTATGATCAAAGGCAAGAAATAA
- a CDS encoding aminotransferase class III-fold pyridoxal phosphate-dependent enzyme: MDQLEVRKKFPILNLQINGHSLVYLDSAASRQKPINAFSVGSHASTFGGSPLATSAGIATLEVLPEERLFKHAEQMGQSIVAKLSALLKKRCWSIGYTWYGIVNWY, from the coding sequence ATGGATCAGCTCGAAGTTCGCAAGAAATTTCCAATCCTTAATCTACAAATAAATGGGCATTCCCTCGTGTATTTGGATAGTGCTGCTTCCAGACAAAAGCCCATTAATGCTTTCTCAGTTGGAAGTCATGCTTCGACATTTGGTGGCTCACCATTAGCCACTTCAGCTGGCATAGCTACATTGGAAGTGTTGCCCGAGGAAAGACTTTTTAAGCACGCTGAACAGATGGGCCAATCCATTGTGGCAAAGCTGTCCGCCTTGTTAAAAAAACGATGTTGGAGTATAGGCTATACGTGGTATGGGATTGTTAATTGGTATTGA
- the glyA gene encoding serine hydroxymethyltransferase, giving the protein MKNLVHQDKLIADAVRQELARQQNKIELIASENFVSQAVMEATGTVLANKYAEGYPAKRYYGGCEYVDLVEELAIHRAKELFGADHVNVQPHSGAQANMAVYFASIKPGDTILGMNLSHGGHLTHGSPVNFSGEMYNFVSYGVDQQTGRIDFDQVRKLAHKHLPRMIVVGASAYPRMIEFELFAQIADEVGALVFVDMAHIAGIVAAGLHPNPIPYAHFVTTTTHKTLRGPRGGLIMCRESWAQAVDKAVFPGTQGGPFMHVIAAKAVALGEAMQPDFVTYIKKVLKNANVLAESLINEGLSVVTGGTDNHIVLVDLRTIGMTGQEAQTILDELGITANKNAIPYDTASPLVTSGIRFGTPAMTSRGLGCMEMKEIARLIGLALKNPKNSTIKKQILGTIREITSQFPLYDGL; this is encoded by the coding sequence ATGAAAAATTTGGTTCACCAAGACAAATTAATAGCTGATGCTGTCCGACAAGAGCTTGCAAGGCAACAGAATAAAATAGAGTTGATTGCATCTGAAAATTTTGTTAGCCAAGCCGTCATGGAGGCGACAGGTACAGTATTGGCCAATAAGTACGCCGAAGGATATCCAGCGAAAAGATATTATGGTGGGTGTGAATACGTTGATTTGGTGGAGGAACTTGCTATTCATCGTGCCAAGGAGCTTTTTGGTGCCGATCATGTCAACGTACAGCCTCATTCTGGCGCGCAGGCAAATATGGCTGTTTATTTTGCTTCAATTAAGCCTGGCGACACCATTCTAGGCATGAATCTATCTCATGGTGGACATCTTACGCATGGAAGTCCAGTAAATTTTTCTGGAGAAATGTATAACTTTGTTTCTTATGGTGTCGATCAACAAACGGGGCGTATTGATTTTGATCAAGTGCGAAAACTCGCTCACAAGCATCTTCCACGCATGATTGTAGTAGGAGCAAGTGCCTATCCAAGAATGATTGAATTTGAGTTGTTCGCCCAAATTGCTGATGAAGTTGGAGCACTTGTTTTTGTAGATATGGCACATATTGCTGGAATTGTTGCGGCAGGCTTACATCCTAACCCGATACCCTATGCCCACTTTGTTACAACAACAACGCATAAAACATTGAGAGGACCAAGAGGGGGACTGATTATGTGCCGAGAATCTTGGGCGCAAGCGGTTGATAAAGCCGTGTTCCCTGGAACACAAGGCGGTCCGTTTATGCATGTCATTGCAGCAAAGGCAGTTGCGCTAGGGGAGGCAATGCAACCGGATTTTGTAACCTATATAAAAAAAGTTCTTAAAAACGCCAATGTGTTGGCGGAATCATTAATAAATGAAGGGTTATCTGTTGTTACAGGAGGAACGGATAATCATATTGTACTGGTTGATTTGCGTACAATTGGAATGACAGGCCAAGAGGCTCAAACAATACTTGACGAACTGGGAATCACCGCTAACAAAAATGCTATTCCTTACGATACTGCTAGTCCGCTAGTAACGAGTGGCATCCGTTTCGGCACTCCTGCCATGACATCTAGGGGACTAGGCTGTATGGAAATGAAAGAAATTGCCCGGCTTATTGGACTCGCCTTAAAAAACCCCAAGAACTCGACGATTAAAAAACAGATTTTAGGAACAATACGAGAGATCACTTCTCAATTTCCTTTATACGATGGACTTTAG
- the pdxS gene encoding pyridoxal 5'-phosphate synthase lyase subunit PdxS — MSTGTERVKRGMAEMQKGGVIMDVMNAEQAKIAEAAGATAVMALERVPSDIRGAGGVARMADPSIVEEVMKVVTIPVMAKARIGHYVEAKVLESLGVDYLDESEVLTPADEVFHINKRDFTVPFVCGAKDLGEALRRIGEGASMIRTKGEPGTGNIVEAVRHMRLINSQIRKIQTISKDELYAEAKNLGVPYELLVEVHENGKLPVVNFAAGGVATPSDAALMMHLGADGVFVGSGIFKSESPEKFARAIVEATTQYTNYNLIAEASKNLGKPMKGIEISRLSPQDRMQDRGW; from the coding sequence ATGAGCACAGGTACTGAGCGTGTAAAAAGAGGCATGGCGGAAATGCAAAAGGGTGGCGTTATTATGGATGTTATGAATGCCGAGCAAGCAAAAATTGCCGAGGCTGCAGGTGCTACGGCAGTAATGGCTTTAGAGCGTGTCCCGTCTGACATTCGTGGAGCTGGAGGGGTAGCTCGTATGGCCGATCCTTCAATTGTAGAAGAGGTTATGAAGGTCGTCACCATTCCTGTTATGGCCAAAGCTCGAATCGGGCATTATGTTGAAGCGAAAGTGCTGGAATCTCTGGGTGTGGACTATCTGGATGAAAGTGAAGTGCTTACGCCTGCCGATGAGGTATTTCATATTAACAAAAGAGACTTCACGGTCCCATTCGTGTGTGGAGCCAAAGACTTGGGTGAAGCGTTGCGTCGAATTGGCGAAGGCGCATCAATGATTCGTACAAAAGGTGAACCGGGTACTGGTAATATTGTGGAAGCTGTTCGTCATATGAGATTGATTAATAGTCAGATTCGAAAAATTCAAACTATTTCGAAGGACGAGTTGTATGCAGAAGCCAAAAACTTGGGCGTTCCTTATGAACTTTTAGTTGAGGTGCATGAGAATGGTAAGCTGCCTGTAGTTAACTTCGCGGCCGGGGGCGTAGCGACTCCGTCTGACGCGGCTCTAATGATGCACTTGGGTGCTGACGGTGTATTTGTGGGCTCTGGTATTTTCAAATCCGAAAGTCCAGAGAAATTTGCACGTGCCATTGTGGAAGCGACCACGCAGTACACAAACTACAATCTCATTGCCGAGGCCTCCAAAAATTTAGGTAAACCGATGAAGGGAATAGAGATTTCTAGGCTGTCTCCGCAAGACCGAATGCAGGATCGCGGATGGTAA
- the hemL gene encoding glutamate-1-semialdehyde 2,1-aminomutase produces the protein MIPMKGRKDQKSRQTYEEALSFIPGGVNSPVRAFSSVGLTPVVLKKGYGSHVTDIDGNEFIDYIGSWGPLILGHAHASVVEAIQSTALKGTSLGLTTEIEIKMAKIICESIPSVEMVRMVNSGTEATMSALRLAKGVTKRNLIVKFSGGYHGHADELLADSGSGILTLGIQGRTSRDPHHVERNTLSLPYNDLDYVFRTFEKYGKDIAAIIVEPIAGNMGVVPPKLGFLKGLREVTQQFGSLLIFDEIMTGFRVGLQGAQGLYGITPDITCLGKVIGGGLPVGAYGGRREIMEYVAPVGPVYQAGTLSGNPIAMAAGYTTLKLLSQPGVYDELERKASLLEEGFLKNAEKIGISLKVNRVGSMLCSYFSDGEVVDFETVNSSNLQLFKSYYAALLNQGILAAPSPYEALFVSAAHSDRDIENTINGHYEALEQICDIGDK, from the coding sequence ATGATACCGATGAAAGGCAGGAAGGATCAGAAGTCAAGACAGACCTATGAAGAGGCACTATCCTTTATTCCAGGTGGTGTAAATAGCCCTGTACGAGCATTCTCATCTGTTGGATTAACACCCGTAGTATTGAAAAAAGGATATGGCTCCCATGTAACAGATATCGATGGGAACGAATTCATTGATTATATTGGATCATGGGGACCATTGATTTTGGGCCATGCTCACGCAAGTGTAGTAGAAGCGATACAGAGCACAGCACTGAAAGGAACCAGTCTGGGTTTAACAACGGAGATTGAAATCAAGATGGCCAAAATCATATGCGAGAGTATTCCGTCTGTTGAAATGGTTCGGATGGTCAATTCCGGTACAGAAGCAACGATGAGCGCTTTACGACTAGCCAAGGGGGTTACCAAAAGAAATTTAATTGTAAAATTTAGCGGGGGATATCACGGACATGCAGATGAATTACTGGCTGATTCCGGTTCAGGGATACTCACATTAGGGATACAGGGTCGTACTTCAAGAGATCCTCACCATGTGGAAAGGAATACACTTTCTCTCCCTTATAATGACTTGGATTATGTATTTCGCACATTTGAGAAATATGGTAAAGACATTGCGGCCATTATTGTCGAGCCTATAGCAGGAAACATGGGTGTCGTTCCTCCAAAGCTCGGGTTTTTAAAAGGACTGCGCGAGGTGACACAGCAATTTGGAAGCTTGCTTATTTTTGATGAGATAATGACAGGTTTCCGAGTCGGGCTGCAAGGAGCTCAGGGCTTGTATGGCATTACACCGGATATTACGTGCCTTGGCAAAGTGATTGGTGGCGGACTTCCGGTCGGCGCTTATGGAGGGAGACGTGAAATCATGGAATACGTTGCCCCTGTCGGTCCTGTATATCAAGCAGGGACACTTTCCGGCAATCCTATTGCTATGGCTGCAGGTTACACCACGTTGAAACTTTTATCACAGCCTGGTGTGTATGATGAACTGGAAAGAAAAGCATCTTTGCTGGAGGAAGGTTTTTTGAAAAACGCTGAGAAAATAGGGATTTCATTGAAGGTTAACCGAGTAGGATCTATGCTTTGTTCATACTTTTCCGATGGTGAAGTCGTCGATTTTGAAACCGTTAATTCATCTAATCTGCAATTATTTAAATCTTATTATGCAGCTTTACTAAATCAGGGCATTTTGGCAGCTCCCAGTCCATATGAGGCTCTTTTTGTATCTGCTGCACATTCTGATAGGGATATTGAAAATACAATCAACGGTCACTATGAAGCGTTGGAACAAATTTGTGATATTGGTGATAAATAG